The Silene latifolia isolate original U9 population chromosome X, ASM4854445v1, whole genome shotgun sequence genome contains the following window.
ataataccATCACtaaaagatttagcaatttatagatttgatttaatattttaattaagatattatagtttaaagtttagtgaaaataatataatttgttgaaaagattaattttaatgaaaagataatcatttaatgaaataaattatgattATTATTTTCCTTATTTAATGAATACACTTAATTATAGTTAGCTTCCTTATTTAGAAGATGCTTTTTAGAGGGAAAAATTGAGAGAGATCACCTATTCTTTTAGGATGCGTTTGGTTGGAGGTctataagaaagggaaagggaaacaaagttattgatttcctttgtatgtgtttgtttgacacaaacaaagagaaTGAAATTCCTTCCTTACCCCTCAATCCATCTAATTCCTTACCCCCCCCTCCCCCaagttatgagatttaattaccCTTGTTACCCTTCAACCACCTTATTTACCTACCACCATACTTGCCACTCCCACCACACCAGCCACCATCAAGACGCCATCGCCACCACCCCCACCACCACCcccaccaaaaccaccaccacaaccaccccacaTAAACCACTACCACAACACCACTgccacaaccaccatgacgccaccactaccatcaccaccaccacatccaccccactgccaccaccaccatcacaacgCCACCGCCACctccactaccaccaccaccacaaccaccccactGCCACCACCACCCGCACACCAAAACAAACCATAACCCACCACACTTCATTTTCTTGATGTAACAAAACAACTAGTTAAGTTTTAGGTAATCCCTTATCTTTCCCCCTCTTACCCTTTCTAATTTCCTTTCCCTTTCCCGTTctctaaccaaacgcccccttagtagATAAGGGATTGTTGTATTTTTAGAAGTCTTTTTAGAACTTCACCTCTTTTAAGAGATTAAGGATAGGTcaattaactttttttttttcataaataaCGTAAAGGTAAATCTTTTGTACGTCAAATCCGCGCAGATTGTAATCATCGTATTTTTTCAATATATTTAAAAACATAGACTCCATACATACCTATGGTGTAGACTACAAAAAGATTAGGCCCATTATAAGTTGTAGGCGAAAAAATTTGGAGATtttcctattcttttagtagatagaaAATGTCAAAATAATACGTAACAAAATAATATTATCAGATTAAAAGAAATATTTTTAAATTTACAATTTTAAAGATTTTTGTTGGATAAGTTTGGTCAATGGTCCATTCGAAAAGATTCAGGACCATACTAAAGACGAAACTAACTTAGATAGGTGGACCGTGGAATTGGACCAAAGAGACCTGTCAAAATTAACCCGAACGAATGACCCGACCTGGGAAACCTTGCCCGAACCCGATTTGACACCCTAAGTGAAGACCCGAGCTTGACCCGAAATAACTCAATCCGACCCGAAATCAGtaacccgaaattgacccgacccaaactgatCCAGTAGACCCGTTTGCCAGCTCTTGGAGCAAATAACGCGGTCCGGCCCTGTCCCGTGTTTGGACGAAGCACCGAAAGAAGAGCCCTAAACTAGATGTGATGTTAGGGCGAGGCCCAATAGTAAAGAAAAAAGAGTGAAAAGCCCTAGCCCATATAAAGAGCCGCCGTTGGTATTTGTATGTTCTCAAAGAAGTACTCCGCTCCCATTAACCCTTGTTCATCCTCATTTCGCAGCCGCACTCTCACACAAGCAGAAGCAGTATGCCAaattttctcattcattcattcattcattcaatcctCATTTACTTTTAATTTGATTCATCCGTTTCTACTTTCTGTAATttgattttggtttggtttgtgcAGGTAACTATTTTGCACATCAATGGCTCCTCCGGCTAAAGGTATCATTTCTTCTTGCTCTCATACTTCGTCATCTACGTCTACTTGCTCTTTTACATCTATATCATGGTTTTATTACTTTAGCGTACTATTCCTATAATGGTTTAACATCTGAAACACAGACAAATTTTTGCAAAACTTGGGCTGTTCCGTTTCTTTATCAATGCTGTTTGCGATTTCCTAGTTTGCTTTCAAATCCTTCTATCCAAACACAGCGTAAAAGTGTCATTTGTATTCTGATAACTTAGTGAAGGTCTTATTTTTACTCTGTATTTGCTAGTATACTATGTCACTATTAAGACGGCTGTAATCAGAAAATGTATTCAAAAAAATCTGTAGCTTTTATTAATGTTCATTATTAACCGTTTATATGGGCtgcttaaataagaatttgtattTCCGAGTATTATCTTTATTCCTTTTTTCCTATTTTGCTGCTAGTTTTACTTATTTGCTATTTCTCTGACGCCCACAGATGGGAAGAAGACAGACCCCAAGGCCCAAGCTTTGAAAGCTGCCAAGGCCGTCAAGTCTGGTGCATCCACATTGAAGAAGGCTGATAAGAAGATCAGGACTAAGGTCACTTTCCACAGGCCTAAGACCTTGAAGACAAACAGAAACCCGAAGTATCCTCGTATCAGTGCGACTCCAAGGAACAAGTTGGACCATTATCAGATTCTCAAGTATCCGCTAACTACCGAGTCTGCAATGAAGAAGATTGAGGACAACAACACATTGGTCTT
Protein-coding sequences here:
- the LOC141623921 gene encoding large ribosomal subunit protein uL23-like, whose product is MAPPAKDGKKTDPKAQALKAAKAVKSGASTLKKADKKIRTKVTFHRPKTLKTNRNPKYPRISATPRNKLDHYQILKYPLTTESAMKKIEDNNTLVFIVDLRADKKKIKAAVKKMYDIQAKKVNTLIRPDGTKKAYVRLTPDYDALDVANKIGII